The following are encoded in a window of Streptomyces sp. 11x1 genomic DNA:
- a CDS encoding IS701 family transposase, which produces MGGELAAVRCDLEDFAAEMFEPFARADQRRWGTVYLRGLLLDGRRKSVEPMAARLGEDGNRQALANFITTSPWDAAHVRARLAWRMQQVVKPTALIVDDTGFLKDGDASACVARQYTGTAGKVTNCQAGVSLHLASDDASAAVDWRLFLPESWDPASSKADPGKVARRTTCGIPTDVGHVEKWQLALDMIDETRSWGIDVPIVVADGGYGDTAAFRLGLEERGLGYAVGISTTTTAHPETARPHTPPYGGRGPRPQPVYPEAARTVKKLVIEAGKQTARPVQWREGSRPGSGRSGVKRMYSRFVALRVRPAGREIRKACDGPELPVCWLLAEWPADQPEPVQFWLSNLPADTALATLVRTAKLRWRIEHDYREMKQTLGLAHFEGRTWRGWHHHVTLVSVAHAFCTLQRITRSPKETAPA; this is translated from the coding sequence ATGGGTGGGGAGCTTGCCGCGGTCCGGTGTGATCTGGAGGACTTCGCGGCAGAGATGTTCGAGCCGTTCGCGCGGGCGGATCAACGCCGGTGGGGAACGGTCTATCTGCGGGGCCTGCTGCTGGACGGGCGGCGCAAGTCGGTGGAACCGATGGCCGCCCGCCTGGGCGAGGACGGCAACCGGCAGGCCCTGGCGAACTTCATCACCACCAGCCCGTGGGACGCGGCGCATGTCCGCGCCCGCCTGGCCTGGCGGATGCAGCAGGTGGTCAAGCCGACCGCGCTGATCGTGGATGACACAGGCTTCCTCAAGGACGGGGACGCCTCGGCGTGTGTGGCCCGGCAGTACACCGGCACCGCGGGCAAGGTCACCAACTGTCAGGCCGGGGTGTCCCTGCACCTGGCCTCCGACGACGCGTCGGCTGCTGTCGACTGGCGTCTGTTCCTGCCCGAGAGCTGGGATCCCGCCTCGTCCAAGGCCGATCCGGGCAAGGTGGCCCGCCGCACCACGTGCGGCATCCCCACCGACGTCGGACACGTCGAGAAGTGGCAGCTGGCCCTGGACATGATCGACGAGACCAGGTCGTGGGGCATCGACGTCCCGATCGTCGTCGCCGACGGCGGTTACGGCGATACCGCAGCCTTCCGGCTGGGCCTGGAAGAACGCGGGCTCGGCTACGCGGTCGGCATCTCCACCACGACCACCGCCCACCCGGAAACGGCACGGCCGCATACCCCGCCCTACGGCGGTCGCGGCCCTCGGCCCCAGCCGGTTTATCCCGAGGCGGCCAGGACGGTGAAGAAGCTGGTCATCGAGGCCGGCAAGCAGACAGCCCGGCCGGTGCAGTGGCGGGAAGGCTCCCGCCCGGGCAGCGGCCGCAGCGGCGTCAAGCGCATGTACTCCCGCTTCGTGGCCCTGCGCGTGCGGCCCGCCGGACGCGAGATCCGCAAAGCCTGCGACGGCCCGGAACTGCCCGTCTGCTGGCTGCTGGCCGAATGGCCCGCCGACCAGCCCGAACCCGTCCAGTTCTGGCTGTCCAACCTTCCCGCCGACACGGCGCTGGCCACCCTCGTGCGCACCGCGAAACTACGCTGGCGCATCGAGCACGACTACCGCGAGATGAAGCAGACCCTGGGCCTGGCCCACTTCGAAGGCCGCACCTGGCGAGGCTGGCACCACCACGTCACCCTCGTCTCCGTCGCACACGCCTTTTGCACCCTTCAGCGCATCACCCGGTCCCCAAAAGAGACGGCGCCGGCCTGA
- a CDS encoding radical SAM protein gives MTAPAAVVWDITYACPLRCEHCYSEAGRRPSRQLSWPDLARVVDALVELSPRTVVLSGGEPLVVPEVFRVAERLRSGGVSVHLYTAGWHLPDRTVAAVVEAMSNVTVSIDGASAATHDRLRGRAGSFDRAMDAAARLTDAAAGQPELAVGVDYTVTRSNFDEIPDFCRLVDTRFPSLDYVFFGAAMPIGLASRKGFVTHEMVTSRQLELLRDESYADTLRTHLRADLVVSDNEMFQMRPERLVQGEIPAMQVEPDGRVRAMPVYEGTVGSLLDEPGTTLWQRAMARWDDPRVTSLLEHARTMEAWADATRRLDLMFGDADDQRRIERRPAFP, from the coding sequence ATGACCGCACCGGCGGCGGTGGTCTGGGACATCACCTACGCCTGCCCGCTGCGCTGCGAGCACTGCTACTCCGAGGCCGGCCGTCGTCCCTCGCGACAGTTGAGCTGGCCCGACCTCGCCCGGGTGGTCGACGCCCTGGTCGAGCTGAGCCCGCGCACCGTGGTGCTGTCGGGCGGTGAGCCACTGGTGGTGCCGGAGGTCTTCCGGGTGGCCGAGCGGCTTCGTAGCGGCGGCGTGTCGGTTCACCTATACACGGCAGGTTGGCATCTCCCCGACCGCACCGTAGCCGCGGTGGTGGAGGCGATGTCCAACGTCACAGTCAGCATCGATGGGGCGAGTGCGGCGACACACGACCGGCTGCGCGGCCGGGCCGGATCGTTCGACCGTGCCATGGACGCCGCCGCGCGACTGACCGACGCGGCGGCTGGGCAGCCTGAGCTGGCGGTCGGTGTGGACTACACGGTGACGCGGTCGAACTTCGACGAGATTCCGGACTTCTGCCGTCTGGTGGACACGCGATTTCCATCGCTGGACTACGTGTTCTTCGGCGCGGCGATGCCGATTGGACTCGCCAGCCGCAAAGGCTTCGTCACCCATGAAATGGTGACATCCCGTCAACTTGAATTGCTACGCGATGAGTCCTACGCAGACACACTGCGAACCCACCTACGAGCCGACCTCGTGGTAAGCGACAACGAAATGTTCCAGATGCGCCCGGAAAGGCTCGTCCAGGGTGAGATCCCGGCAATGCAGGTGGAGCCCGACGGGCGGGTGCGGGCGATGCCGGTGTACGAAGGTACCGTAGGCAGCCTGCTGGACGAGCCCGGCACTACGCTGTGGCAACGAGCGATGGCCCGGTGGGACGACCCGCGCGTCACCAGCCTGCTCGAGCATGCACGGACAATGGAGGCGTGGGCGGACGCCACCCGTCGGCTCGACCTAATGTTCGGCGATGCGGACGACCAGCGGCGGATCGAGCGTCGGCCAGCGTTCCCATGA
- a CDS encoding YcaO-like family protein gives MAEQVLPEVDYRPPIRRGDLDAVASGTVVGIIDGVFADTLAISPGEIRAAISRGVVVLGAASMGALRATEIPAVSGIGRIYEMYRDGVIERDDEVAVLFEEDTYKTLTVPLVNVRYAVERLVRSGTLAPRTGEDIVEAAQALHYTDRTYEAVFNAPSLAAKADAEETIALLRRFDLKREDSQLLLEYVAAGQVPEAVRVGTGELVVADAPTYPTARVRDRETADARLHVWESGDAVSFADLVQFLKVTGRFDAVARAALLRLTTGGGRLSVAPDALADGAQDPAQSLLDFVRLQWGWESPEETHVTMGDLGLGLEDVSDSLHTEVTVARLVAAVGRHPTSAMGKALRTGLWIDDLALKREILRLGAVQHFARQAAAHGEPTAAEYEEARRCITRLRPAVSWSQASSDLGVLGVSRAALDGAARELALARRAAAPLVKVLERPQAPVRLAGPWTGMGIGLVPTPKASGSRRFSCDPDKARVIADDIARQLGVVRVGMVGELTTLGVHIAQAFAQRSGWSASFASGKAETVDAAKTGAIMEEAEIQAQDAFRPATALRASYERAVADGATAVAPDRLGLPFDSRWTSQAELEWAETVDLVSGRTVLVPTAALVGGRLPGDILYSPRLGGKVFSSSGLGSGFSLAEAATHAVAELVERHATRLVELEIDNPGGVGYREFRFIDLESLPDVPRRIVTKYEQGGMSVRLLDITSEIRVPTLHARVFEDPFSGGRSTVSDGFAAHPDPEVAAAMALLEAGQTKAGYIAGGREDYSLQARSLGRHERPRTARPAAHAFWFGNDRPTQDLDAVAGYVVDDILDELRWMVGAIEAAGFDQVLLTDLTVDKIAPAYAVRAVIPGSETTNPLCTGDRGRVTCIRDLLPRGKR, from the coding sequence GTGGCCGAGCAGGTACTCCCAGAGGTCGACTACCGGCCGCCGATCCGGCGTGGTGACCTGGACGCCGTCGCGTCCGGGACTGTCGTCGGCATCATCGACGGCGTCTTTGCCGACACGCTGGCGATCAGCCCGGGCGAGATCCGCGCAGCCATCTCCCGCGGGGTAGTGGTTTTGGGAGCGGCCAGCATGGGGGCGCTGCGTGCCACCGAAATCCCGGCGGTGTCAGGCATCGGCCGAATCTACGAGATGTACCGCGATGGAGTGATCGAACGGGACGACGAGGTCGCGGTCCTGTTCGAAGAGGATACGTACAAAACACTGACCGTGCCGCTGGTCAACGTCCGCTACGCCGTCGAGCGCTTGGTGCGCAGCGGCACACTCGCCCCTCGCACCGGTGAAGACATTGTGGAAGCCGCTCAGGCGCTGCACTACACGGACCGGACATACGAGGCAGTCTTCAACGCGCCGTCGCTGGCCGCCAAGGCCGACGCAGAGGAGACCATCGCTCTGCTGCGACGGTTCGACCTCAAGCGAGAAGACTCCCAGCTGCTGCTCGAGTATGTGGCCGCCGGCCAGGTGCCGGAGGCTGTCCGTGTCGGGACCGGCGAGCTCGTCGTCGCCGACGCGCCTACGTACCCGACGGCGAGGGTACGGGACCGCGAGACCGCCGACGCGCGCCTGCACGTGTGGGAAAGCGGTGACGCGGTGTCCTTTGCCGACCTCGTGCAGTTCCTGAAGGTGACCGGTCGGTTCGACGCCGTGGCCCGTGCGGCACTGCTGCGTCTGACGACAGGCGGCGGGCGGCTGTCGGTGGCACCAGACGCGCTGGCCGACGGCGCGCAGGATCCGGCGCAGTCGCTGCTCGATTTCGTGCGGCTGCAGTGGGGCTGGGAGTCGCCCGAGGAGACGCACGTGACCATGGGCGACCTCGGGCTGGGGCTGGAGGACGTGTCGGACTCGCTGCACACCGAAGTCACGGTGGCCCGGCTGGTAGCGGCGGTCGGCAGACACCCCACGTCAGCGATGGGCAAGGCGCTGCGCACCGGTCTGTGGATCGACGACCTCGCGCTCAAGCGGGAGATCCTCCGACTGGGTGCGGTCCAGCACTTCGCCCGCCAGGCGGCAGCTCACGGCGAGCCGACCGCTGCGGAGTACGAAGAGGCCCGCCGGTGCATCACCCGGTTGCGCCCGGCCGTGTCCTGGTCGCAGGCGAGCTCGGACCTCGGCGTGCTCGGCGTTTCCCGCGCTGCGCTCGACGGCGCTGCACGGGAACTCGCGCTGGCTCGGCGTGCGGCCGCACCGCTCGTCAAGGTCCTGGAACGCCCGCAAGCCCCGGTCCGCCTGGCAGGGCCGTGGACCGGTATGGGGATCGGGCTGGTGCCGACCCCGAAGGCGAGTGGATCTCGCCGGTTCTCCTGCGACCCGGACAAAGCCCGCGTCATCGCGGACGATATCGCCCGGCAGTTGGGCGTGGTGCGCGTCGGGATGGTCGGAGAGCTGACCACCCTGGGCGTGCACATCGCCCAGGCGTTCGCGCAGCGCAGCGGCTGGTCGGCGAGCTTCGCGAGCGGTAAGGCGGAGACGGTAGACGCCGCGAAGACGGGCGCCATTATGGAGGAGGCTGAGATCCAGGCGCAGGACGCTTTCCGTCCAGCGACGGCGCTCCGGGCCTCGTATGAGCGTGCGGTGGCAGATGGGGCCACGGCCGTGGCGCCGGACCGGCTCGGGCTGCCGTTCGACAGCCGGTGGACCTCTCAGGCTGAGCTGGAGTGGGCGGAGACGGTCGATCTCGTCAGCGGACGGACGGTGCTGGTTCCAACCGCAGCCCTGGTCGGCGGCAGGTTGCCGGGGGACATCCTCTACTCGCCGCGGCTGGGAGGAAAGGTCTTCTCCTCCAGCGGTCTGGGCTCAGGCTTCAGCCTGGCCGAGGCGGCCACTCACGCGGTCGCCGAGTTGGTCGAGCGGCATGCCACCCGGCTTGTCGAGCTGGAGATCGACAATCCTGGTGGGGTCGGCTACCGAGAGTTCCGCTTCATCGACCTTGAGTCATTGCCGGACGTTCCGCGCCGGATCGTGACCAAGTACGAGCAGGGCGGGATGAGTGTGCGCCTACTCGACATCACTTCCGAGATTCGGGTGCCAACCTTGCACGCCCGGGTTTTCGAGGACCCCTTCTCCGGCGGGCGCAGCACGGTGTCCGACGGGTTCGCGGCCCACCCGGATCCCGAAGTCGCAGCGGCGATGGCGCTGCTGGAGGCCGGGCAGACCAAAGCCGGATACATCGCCGGAGGCCGGGAGGACTACTCGCTGCAGGCGCGGAGCCTCGGCCGCCACGAGAGGCCGCGGACCGCGCGTCCCGCTGCGCATGCGTTCTGGTTCGGCAACGACCGCCCGACCCAGGATCTCGACGCCGTCGCCGGGTACGTGGTGGACGACATTCTCGACGAACTGCGATGGATGGTGGGCGCTATCGAGGCCGCTGGCTTCGACCAGGTCCTCCTCACGGACCTGACGGTCGACAAGATCGCGCCGGCGTACGCGGTACGGGCCGTGATCCCGGGATCGGAGACGACGAACCCGCTCTGCACCGGGGACCGCGGGCGCGTCACCTGCATCCGGGACCTGTTGCCCAGGGGGAAACGATGA
- a CDS encoding helix-turn-helix transcriptional regulator — protein MKWNLRMVAAQRDLWRPTEVLAAFQQVGFNPSLSKVAALWSGTPVTVRLDDLDKMCAALNCTVADLLQAEPLAEGQAAPESGQRAVSAGEQPTTGPVRPVPRSRHGAGPRSLPPS, from the coding sequence GTGAAGTGGAATCTGCGGATGGTGGCCGCCCAGCGGGACCTGTGGCGGCCGACCGAGGTGCTCGCCGCCTTCCAGCAGGTCGGGTTCAACCCATCGCTGAGCAAGGTGGCCGCACTGTGGAGCGGCACGCCGGTCACGGTGCGCCTCGATGACCTGGACAAGATGTGCGCCGCACTGAACTGCACGGTCGCCGACCTGCTCCAGGCCGAGCCGCTCGCAGAGGGCCAGGCCGCGCCGGAGTCCGGCCAACGGGCCGTCAGCGCCGGGGAACAGCCGACGACGGGCCCGGTGCGGCCGGTGCCGCGCAGCCGTCATGGTGCCGGGCCGCGCTCGCTCCCGCCGAGCTGA
- a CDS encoding SagB family peptide dehydrogenase yields MNTSLVISPLARVRWVRGRLEISAAGHAVTLSTSEAEALAVMNAFARPRTVSEVRAQFPLVDVAPLVSELRAAAVLVSPAQVAVIESARWDVDSLTFHRRSRAAARGGLPPVSPPVVPARPASVVFRLQQPPEPMSQNLPLLLNARTSRRSWPEGLMHDLGHLLWLTARNRTGGPDVVSRPYPSGGAAYSLELYPVVAPDSVADVPAGIYRYLPDTHALELISPDAHTPVLAGAAAAAGSERAPVAIVITSRFERVSSSYGELAYSLVLKEVGALFQTFYLVAEYLVVLGQVGIGSGMLR; encoded by the coding sequence ATGAACACGTCGCTGGTCATCTCGCCGCTGGCAAGGGTCCGCTGGGTGAGAGGACGGCTGGAGATCTCGGCCGCCGGCCACGCCGTGACGCTCTCCACCTCGGAAGCCGAAGCGCTCGCAGTGATGAACGCCTTCGCCCGACCCAGAACGGTATCTGAGGTACGAGCGCAGTTCCCTCTTGTCGACGTGGCTCCGCTGGTCTCGGAACTGCGGGCGGCTGCTGTCCTGGTGTCGCCCGCACAGGTCGCAGTGATCGAGTCCGCACGGTGGGATGTCGACTCACTCACGTTCCACCGCCGCTCCCGAGCAGCGGCCCGCGGCGGCCTGCCGCCAGTGTCACCACCTGTCGTACCGGCCCGGCCGGCGAGCGTAGTGTTCCGGCTCCAACAGCCTCCCGAGCCGATGTCCCAGAACCTGCCGCTCCTCCTCAACGCCCGTACGTCTCGGCGGTCATGGCCGGAGGGGCTCATGCACGATCTCGGCCACCTCCTATGGCTGACCGCTCGCAACCGTACTGGTGGACCCGATGTGGTGTCCCGTCCATACCCCTCCGGCGGCGCGGCATACAGCCTTGAGCTATATCCCGTCGTCGCGCCGGACTCGGTCGCCGACGTGCCAGCAGGGATCTACCGGTACCTGCCGGACACTCACGCACTTGAACTGATCTCACCGGACGCGCACACGCCGGTGCTCGCCGGAGCGGCCGCCGCTGCGGGCTCCGAGCGGGCACCCGTCGCGATCGTGATCACCAGCCGCTTCGAGCGGGTGAGCAGCAGCTACGGCGAGCTCGCCTACAGCCTGGTACTGAAGGAGGTAGGCGCGCTGTTCCAGACGTTCTACCTAGTGGCCGAGTACCTAGTAGTGCTTGGTCAGGTCGGTATCGGTTCTGGCATGTTGCGGTGA
- a CDS encoding NPCBM/NEW2 domain-containing protein has translation MNVPRKASRTPLKRFHIAAAGMATAVMLAGTGACGGEGRQATQPTRTITQTVTAGETSTPSPSVSTSPTSQTRYLSDLTPLTSSQGVDTSAVEINGEGFARSVTLIANAAGPVNSVEYNLSRHWDMFSATIGLRDDSPTGGKLTFEVSVDGKQEYSETVPLGRSQKIELDLSNALRMKLTVTYSGQDAGSSYYGSWGNARLSS, from the coding sequence ATGAACGTGCCACGCAAGGCCAGCCGCACGCCTTTGAAGCGTTTCCATATAGCAGCTGCGGGTATGGCAACGGCTGTCATGCTGGCGGGCACGGGAGCATGCGGAGGCGAAGGCCGCCAAGCTACACAGCCCACCCGCACCATCACCCAGACGGTCACCGCGGGTGAGACCTCGACACCGAGCCCGTCTGTGAGTACAAGCCCGACTTCACAGACCCGGTATCTGAGCGATCTCACCCCACTGACTTCCTCCCAAGGCGTAGACACCAGCGCAGTCGAGATAAACGGTGAAGGCTTCGCCCGGAGCGTGACGCTGATCGCCAACGCTGCAGGTCCCGTCAATAGCGTCGAATACAACCTGAGCCGCCACTGGGACATGTTTTCCGCCACTATCGGGCTACGTGATGATTCCCCAACTGGAGGAAAGCTGACCTTCGAGGTTTCCGTTGACGGCAAGCAGGAATACAGCGAGACGGTTCCACTCGGAAGGTCACAGAAGATCGAGCTGGACCTGAGTAACGCGCTACGGATGAAACTAACCGTGACCTATTCCGGTCAAGACGCCGGGAGCAGTTACTACGGGTCCTGGGGTAATGCGCGCCTCTCGTCCTGA
- a CDS encoding AAA family ATPase, whose product MIPTTTDQPANRKQPTATGPTTSQEIYLITGIPAAGKSTIAQLLAERLPRSVHVRGDLFRRMVINGRAEMTADPSEEAVRQLRLRHQLTAQTIDSYFETGFTVVAQDVILGEHLARMIAQIRSRPLHVIALTPHPDAIAARDTARSKTAYDAWTIGPLDHALRQETPRRGLWIDTSEQTPTQTVDEILARAPGEARIELRNT is encoded by the coding sequence ATGATCCCGACCACTACCGACCAACCTGCGAACCGCAAGCAGCCCACGGCTACCGGACCGACCACGAGCCAGGAGATCTACCTCATCACCGGAATCCCCGCGGCGGGCAAATCGACGATCGCCCAACTGCTGGCCGAGCGGCTCCCGAGGTCAGTGCACGTGCGCGGAGATCTGTTCCGGCGCATGGTGATCAACGGCCGAGCCGAGATGACTGCCGACCCGTCCGAGGAAGCAGTACGACAACTCCGGCTGCGTCATCAGCTGACCGCACAGACCATCGACAGCTACTTCGAGACCGGCTTCACCGTGGTCGCCCAGGACGTCATCCTCGGAGAACACCTTGCCAGGATGATCGCGCAGATCCGCAGCCGCCCTCTCCACGTGATCGCCCTCACCCCACACCCGGACGCCATCGCCGCACGCGACACCGCCAGATCCAAGACCGCCTACGACGCGTGGACCATCGGCCCCCTCGATCACGCTCTGCGGCAGGAGACACCTCGCCGCGGACTCTGGATCGACACCTCCGAACAGACCCCCACCCAGACCGTCGACGAGATCCTCGCCAGAGCCCCGGGAGAGGCACGAATCGAGCTCCGCAACACGTGA